The following DNA comes from Miscanthus floridulus cultivar M001 chromosome 5, ASM1932011v1, whole genome shotgun sequence.
GTGCGTGGCCGGGGACAGCGGAGCAGCCGAGGTGGCGCTAACGTGGTTGGTACCTCGGTGCCACGGATCTTGGCACCAAGCTTAGCGCCATAAACCCTAGCGCCGAGCTCGGATTCAAAAGCCACGACCAAGTTTTCCTAGCTGGGGCTTCTTTCATTTGTTACTCCTTCCTCTCGGGTTCTTCCTCTCTCCAACCCGTCCAATCTTTTGAATCGACGAATttgaccttgaaaactttgatttgatccataaaccttcgagagcaaggtatcctctctcccCTCCTCATTTTTTTAcgcattgatttggtatatattatgTGTATTTTGCAACTGTAGGTACGTCATTACTTAGTGTTTTAAGCAAttattaatatttgtattatgcaaccgtaggatgccaaggcatgATAAATCTAGTAAACCAAGGTAATCTCTGTCCATcgtgttatgttatgggttcattgatgtgcaacaaatagaaaaccctaagtttagggtttaatgttcattGCTTTCGGTACTTACAACGAAATTGGTTTAATTATAGGAAGGGCCTGTTGACGGGAAATGCATTCGACCCATTGTCTCTCTCCTTACTCTCCCAATGCCGAAACCCTTCCCtttggacgaccctccagacattcctACTCCAACGAAAGCAAATATTCGTTGAGAAGTAAGTAGCAATGCATCCAGCATTGTGTATATATAGGCGGAGGCAGGTTTAGTAGCCGTTGTATTGTGGAGTAAATGCTCTTGAAAAGCCTACTTAGTATCATTGAAAAGCCTATTTCGAAGGACACTGAAAAACTTAGATTCGAttactgaaaagcctattcgGCAGTGTACGATAGGGCGgtgacatgataaatcactgaAAAGACTAGATGCTATAAATGTACTGCACATATGACAAGATAAATTGCTGCTGTCATTCTGTTAGGATCAATATTTATTTACTAGCCAAATTTACACATGATGATTGATTGTCTCTGAGAATTAGAACAATATACAATAATTAGCacttataaattcatctgcaaagCCTGAGTACGATACGATTGGACAACACATGTTGTAATGAATTTACAGGTACGGTCGTATTTGCAATCAAACATCTTacaagcatccacagttacaataTGACATAACAATACGATACAAACATGTATTCAACCATCTAGCTGGTATGCACAACACGAAAGTTACTACGGGTATATTACACAAAAATATCTACCCACATTATCTCACTATCTAAATTGGCCAAAGAACTAAATTACCTAACTAAATAATTATCTAACTATCTAACTACCAATCTAAACATCTAACTACAATTTCTAACTACATTTGCTAACTAAATAACTATCTAACTATCTATCTAAACATCTAACTGCAATTTCAAAATACATTTGCTAACTATTCTAACTAAATTTGCTAACTAATTTACCTAACTATCTATCTAACTAAATAAACTAAATTTGCTACATTACATAAACTAAAAAACCTGAATAACTAAAATACTAAATTACCTAAACTAATAAAACAACCTTGCTGTTGGTGGACGACGGTGGCAAGGAGGTGTTGGGCGGCGTCAGGGGTGGCGGAGGGGCGCGGGGGCGCCGCCAGGATCGAGGCCCGGAGGCCCGCCGACCCATGGGCCCGCCTTGGAGCGATGGGGGCTGCTCTCGTCGCCGGTAACTGTGGAGGACGAGGGAAGGGGGCGACGAGGGCGGCCGGGGCACGCGGGCGAGGAGGGAAGGGAGCGAGAACAGAGCCCGTGGCGCGGGGAGGTGGAAGGAAGGGCAAGCACGGTGGATGGCGGCCGAAGGCGGTGGGATGGCACCGCGGGCGTGCATCGGTGGCGCGGGTGACTGAGCAGAGagcgagatagagagtgaggaagatgacggcgtggggtatagatttaatacCTCGGCGCCGAGATCTgaggcaccgagctcggcgctaggAAGATCTGTGACGCCGGCCTCGGCGCTCAGATCTGCGGCGACGAGCTCTGCCACCACTACTATGAAAAACCTAATGGAGACGGTCATTTTTTATTTTTGGAGGTAggcattgcaaccgcctccaaCCAAAGGTCACGTTAAGTACAAATTAACAGAGGCAGTTGCTTTGCCCACCTCCATAAATCGattaaaataaagaaaaaaagaaaaagcccACACTGGCCTAGATCTGGCAGCACGAGCCTGAATCTAGGCCTCACACCGCTGCTGTCGATCCACTCGCCACGACGCTGCTACTGTTGATCCGCTCGCCCTGATCCGCTGCCCCAGCTCCAACTATCGCCCCAGCGCTGTCGCTAAGATCCAAGCCCCGGGAGCGCCACCGAGAGGACGGAGTCGAGCAGGGAGGGGGCTAGATCCACCGCCGATGAGGACGTGGGGGCcagattgtggcagaaccgcccgaaatagcacacttacggaggcgctcgtcttccaccagacactaagcaccccgaaagcaagctacagcgggcggtatccgtcaggcacaccccaagggagaacccgaaagatccacatttttcccaaggatccaataatgagaacgagttacaatacttatccatttcatacatcagagtttcttaaaagtacattattacaataccaaatatcagagtgcggagtgataacagcggaatttaaaaataacatctagcggtaaggggcgaggatttcgtctgagcccaccagaaggatcctccacacaaaggtactcttcaagcatcacctgcaacagaggtaaataaaccctgagtatacaatgtactcacaagacttatccgactagtgggaataatttcccgactccaaagaatatgagaagctttatggtttgctggtttcttttggcaaaaagtaatactaatagtgagtccttatttatgtattattattatcagccgtattaagttatcatctagccagtctatataagcacctattctactttcaagcaagagttgagcaatcagttccatttcttctcctttcaactttcagttcttactatggtgctaaaccacagacaagccgtaccggatttcccggcgattcacgaatcaatgtgcctagctgggtgccccgaagacacatgccccgcttgtaccccaggcacaagcaggactaacccatcactcacctgtcctgggtgtccaggtccccgtccaaacttagactccaagcaaCCCACAtcttgagtcccggactcagtatggtgcaaggcctccaccacctcctcttcccatcagtcggtccaaaaagagccggatccgcgataagagagcaacaagtcttccctgcgcccatacccaagtatgtgctcggaataatagatctgtgacttgcctagagccatatgcaacgaccggtccttaattgacatagacagggaaaaagtgtaaccgagctatgccctgttggccgcaggacacaaccctttacacccaccagaacccaaccatatccctacccggtcaccatttacctttactATTTTATCATgcgtgatcatattttatcacctatttgcgagtaacggcaggttactcacgctaccgatatcatgagcatagcagctactcgatctatactagtaggactcataggtagatatatttatgcatgtagtttccataaaatacctgtaacgtaaatgcacatcatagatatatatccagttattattcaaagtaagggttatgcaccggggcttgccttgggcaggcacggtgtcagcaaagtcagtgacgggcggctccggaacgtcctcctacacgaggatctcctcgtactcttcgacgacttcgtcgtactcctgctcaccgaaggtcacgatctccagtggctcgtcctctatatgcatgtagtgatgatgatgcaataattaatatataggcaaccgcaactcttaaaataagaatacatctaccaagctactaagctaactctaataactaatacgcaaagttacctattattcccactaaacaggtatgaaacattttatgtattatcttagcaactaaaggcatccttattgctgatatcaatttactatatatatgataaaacaaggtgcactagctaccatatttatcaacctattctaaggccacaaaaattacagtgagcatataataatacaatgaacctactgtaaaataattctagggctagcacttctaccaatgcatcataaaaattcattctataaataaccataataataatacgcatcttgaaataataaagtaatcctaaagatatcactgaactatacaaactaattacactaacagatagatcatgaatttaggaatctaataaaatttatttcacaataaataaataaattcaaatgagctctagagatgaagaaaataatattattggaggaggctaatcatgctattggacttattgacttgcacatgactgtgggtctagaaatactagatgagaccatgggtcaagaaaataataaagaagaagaatgaaggaattcttgcaggctagctacctcgaaattgaatgaagtgccgcctacggtgatcgatgtgcggaggcaatgcaagaggagagacaccagggagcttagcaatTGCTTGCCCTACGTGGAGCGGAGCAGAACCATATATAGCACTGGTTGTGGGTGGTCATGACAAGCTAGGTAGTCTAGAAGCACAAaacgagttggcagggttgtcctctggctccgtgccgtatgtggtggtgtggtctttggtcatgagagaattaattcaagGATGAACTTTGAGTGGCCTTAGACTTACGAGCACATCAGGACTGGAGTGGGCTTTGGGCTGAACGTGCTTGGtggtggggtgctggttcattcatgcaggtcaaggaattaatgggggaggagaccacaggtcaaggaaacattagagaatgagaagatcaattgtaaactagctacctcagctgattatagctcggggagaaatcgatagacgcagctCTCTCGGGCAAGAACAGAaaaacttgatttgagaggaaGAAACAAGTGAGCAGCGGACCGGGGTGGCTCGGCggctcggcgtatccttttaaagacaggagacgtaggaaatggagaagcaaagacacgacagcgacgcgtcgtaaggttagtggctaagcagcttgcttaaaggtaataaagcgcCGCGGGAATGGCGTGCTGTCGCGGATGAATAGTGTTTTTCTGCAGAGCTACAGTGTTTCCACGCGTGAACAGTATTTTCTGCGCTGCTACATTTCCGTTGTGTGGAAAACCTGCATTGCTACAGTGCCGCCGTGAGGAAAATCTTCGCAGCTATAGGCTGACGTGAGGAAAGGGTGCGTGCACTGCGTTTGTAGAACAGTGAGCGAGCGGCGTGCTCAGCGACCGAACTTGTGATtgagattaatgcgtagcgtgtgcgacacactatggcagtggtagcgcgtcgtgcactgataattttgcaaggtgattagcaagcgaagtaatggcgggataattagaacaatgagagatgacagtggcgcgtcgcgagattgatggagatataaatcttgtcaagttgtatgctaataattagtgaatgacaataatttatcatttgactttgtggctatggagctctcacgtggagagagatgacgtgctagaaggacaacttggacaaggaataaattagagctcaatttgagaattagtgcgttaaaatttaatttctcatttaccacatgcaataatacataaacatgatgtgcATAACATGGTTTagtattttgattaaggcgtaacaccgaaggtgttacaaatctatccccctaaaacaaaatctcgacccaagatttcatgtgcctagtgtgagaaggaggtaggaaatacatttcgatgcagcaactaactatcagaaccagagaggagatgggggtaatgcttcaataggtaactctcttgttcccacgtggcttcagcctcagaatgattttgccactgcaccttgtatgttcctggtcactctctccttctcatccaagattttgatagggtgctccacataagtcaaatctggctggaggggaagctcttcaatttccacagcttcatcaagAACCCGCAAACATTTCCTCAACTGTGATacgtgaaacacattgtgtaccacagataaaatatcaggaagctggagacgataagcaactggacCACACTGCTCCAGAACCTTGTacggacccacatatcgaggggctagcttgccatggacaccaaaccgatgcacccctctcatcggagacaccttgagatatacATGATCTCCAGCTGCAAACTCCAAGGGCCTTCTCCGCTTATCAGCATAAGTTTTCTatcggctttgagctgccttcaagtgacttcgAATAAtacttactttctctcgagcctcttttatgaaTTCAGGCCCAAAGTATTCGCGGtcccccacttcaacccagttgagtggcgtcctacactttcttccatatagagcttcaaatggtgccatgcggatgctttcctgatagctattattgtaagagaatttagCTAACTTTAGGCagtcatcccacttctcaggaaaagaaatggtacaagctcgcaacatgtcttcgagcacctggttcaccctttctgtttgaccatcagtctaggGGTGATAAGCTGAACTGCGGAGGAGACTTGTCCCAAGGCACTCCTGGAGTCACTCCCAGAAACAAGACATAAAAATggatcccctatcagagatgattgtcaggggaactccatgtagggtcacaatccgatcaaagtatatctcagcatacttcttggtagtatatctagtgtccactggGATAaaatgggcagacttggtgagacggtccacaatgacccaaatagaatcaaagcccgtggaggtgcggggtaaacccacaatgaagtccatgaaaatatcctcccatttccaaacaggaatgggcaagggctgcaaatatcctggggtacgcatatgatctactttaaccctaccacaagtgtcgcactctgcgacgtgtcgggtgatgtcctgcttcatgttagaccaccagtataagtggcgcagatcatgatacatcttgttactgccaggatgaatagacagttttgaatggtgagcttcattcaaaatctttctttttagctcttcattggatggaaccaccagtctatccttatatctcaccactccatgttcatcaacactaaagtgagggccatgcccttcagccatcaactttctgatgtgaggaatctcttcggggtcttccttttgctcccgaataatctgctccaccaattctgaggtcaatgcaatgtgagccaatacctctgcatggttgagagacaaaggtgcttcttcaacctgatatgacttatggctcaaagcatctgctacaacattggcctttcctaggtgataatggacttccaagttataatcctttatcaactctaaccatctcctttgcctcatgttcagctcagactgagtgaaaatatatttgagactcttgtggtctgtaaagatatgcactttgttgcccaatagatagtgcctccaaatcttcagagagtggaCTACAgtagctagctctaagtcatgggtggggtaattcacctcatgcttctttagttggcgcgaagcataagctatcacacgtccatcttgcataagcacacacccagccccatcttcgaggcatcacaatatacatcaaagggtcggTCAATAtccggttgggccaacacaggggcagtggtcagaaaagtcttcagagcttggaaagcttcttcacaagctaggcTCCAGTCAAACTTagtttctttttggagcagcttgatcattggctaggctatcttagagaaatcaggaatgaaacgccgatagtatctagccagaccaaggaactaacaaatctgatgcacagacttaggagacttccaatccaatacatctcgcaccttgctgggatctatagaaacgccttcaggtgtcaacacatgccccaaaaactatactcgatctaaccaaaactcgcacttgctgaatttagcatacaacttatgcttcCTTAGTCGAGTTAATACTATCCGAAGATGTCTGGCATGCTCTtcgtcattcttggaatagatcagaatgtcatcaatgagaactaccacaaacttatccagctctagcatgaaaactaaattcatcaagtacatgaagaaggcaggagcattggtgagaccaaaagacatcactaggtactcatacaacccatacctagtagagaaagttatctttggtatatcatgtggcctgatcttgatctgatgatagcctgatcagagatctatcttcgagaacaccttggcactagctagctgatcgaacaaagtatctatgcggggcaaaggatacttgttcttaactgttaccgcattaagagggcggtaatccacacacatccgcagagtaccatccttcttcttcacaaaaatggctaggcaaccccatggtgaagaacttggacggatgaaacccttgtccatcaattcttccagctacttcttcatttcagctagtTCTCTTGGAGCCATACGATACGGACgtctagagataggagcagtaccaggctcaagctcaatggagaattctacctcacggtccggtggcaacccaggaagatcttcagggaaaacatccggGAATCCATATACTaccggaatggaggtaagatcggGAACGACTTtagcatgggcagcaataggtaagaccggttctgagggtataataagagacatcctatcctcagaagaaggaagccgtaactccacacttctcctctatatatccaatactaccccatacacccataaccagttcattctaagaatagcatcaatgccttgcccaggcatgaccatgaactgtaggcggtaagtgtgggtggctaataccagaCTTACTGTATctgtgcgggtattgatgaacatttgggaACCCGTAGTATGAatcttataggcatatggtatagccataagtgataagttatgccactctacaaaccccatgctcataaaggaatgtgatgcaccagaatcgaacaacaccaaagctggatgggagtcgatggtaaacataccagccataaccgcctcctgctgcacaacctgctgagcatccgtgaagCGCACCTGACCAGACCtactgggcactttcttcttgatgatgGTCCTCTTGATAAGCCTAGAGTTTGCTGACGGTTGAGCAGACTGAGCTAGCTGATGCtggggacactccctggcatagtggccatatttgccacacttgaagcaagcaccaggcttgttcccaaacCCTTAACGAGGTGGAACCTGCTGTCCCTGATgttgctggggctgcacctgctgaggAGGTGCACGGTACTGTGTGGAGAAAGTCTACAAAGTCTGCTGGGGCTGCCGGAACGAAGGCCCGCCCGATGACTGATAGGGCCCCCATCGGACAACCTGAACCTTCTgagtgtgagggtggctagaagaccctgcggccacccacttcctcttccaatcagcctgagactcccgctgaaaaccctccatggcaatggcggcATTCATCAGTGCTCCAAAGGTCCGATAGTTTGCCATGTACAGCTTCTCTTGAAGGATGGGAGCGAGACCacgaaagaagcggtccttcttcttgtcattagaGTCCACATGGATGCCAGCATATTgagccaagtgattgaacttgttcacatattccatcactgTCCTGTTCCCCTAGTGTAGCTCtaggaactcggtcaccttctggttgatgacaccagcagggataaagaactctcaaaaagcggtggagaactcctgccatgttGCTGGATGATCTGGCTGCTCCATGGCCTAGAAGgtttcccaccaggcacctgcggaccccaaagGCTGTTGCGCTGCAAAGTACACCTTTTGCTCGTCGATCACTCCGAGCAGCCAAAATTTTTGCTCTAgggtgcgaagccagtgctccgcctctaGGGGCTCGTTAGACGGCATGAACAtaggtgggtgagtcttgaggaagtcctagtaagaggactgtccctcagggcggtgggcaccacccccattcccaccgttgcccctaTGGCCTCCGCGGGCGAGGCCCGCGGCAGCCTGTGCCATaatgtccatggcacgagctATTTCCTGGCGAGCAGCAGCTGACTCCCGGCGAGCAGCCAACAGCTCAGCCATTATCTCTGCGGGAGTCATCGGTGGAGGTAGTGgcggaggagccagaagtggagccccatggctctccctgttgggctcatgggcccggccactctcgccttggccctcgccaagaccatGAGCTGCCCCCGCACTAGTGCTCCCACGttcggaccttagattcatctataggagatatgaaccatccattagaGCACCCTCCCGATCAgaatcaagggattagagaaatgacagcacatttattaaagcatttcgTTAGTTAGTCCTATaaatttactaattcaattatacatgaagggggatttcagttgaagtaagatgctattatcatgatgcatgcttcgacctaaacattcactcaagccggaatatagcggcattcggaaaacttttcggcacatcgcacactcactttccgtatactaagtgatttcttacgcaacgtaagtcagtgtacctgcagaaaactgattagataaaaccagtgccgctatcctagatataccatattgctagggcttatatttATTTACCTAATATAATCACATCCTACtattcgcaaaacttttgttggtcaaatttttaagtttttgaaaagagtgatgaactcgtaaccattattggctctggtaccaactgtggcagaaccgcctgacatagcacacttatggaggcgctcgtcttccaccagacactaagcaccccgaaagcaagctacagcgggcggtatccgtcgggcacaccccaagggagaactcaaaagatccacattttttccaaggatccaataatgagaacgagttacaatacttatccatttcatacatcagagtttcttaaaagtacattattacaataccaaatatcagagtgcggaatgataacagcggaatttaaaaataacatctagcggtaaggggctaggattccgtctgagcccaccagaaggatcctccacacaaaggtactcttcaagcatcacctgcaacaggggtaaataaaccctgagtacacaatgtactcgcaagacttatccgactagtggaaataatttcccgactccaaggaatatgagaagctttatggtttgctagtttcttTTGGCAAAAagtaatactaatagtgagtccttatttatgtattattattatcagccgtattaagttatcatctagccagtctatataagcacctattctactttcaagcaagagttgagcaatcagttccattttttcttctttcaacttttagttcttactacggtgctaaaccgcagacaagccgtaccggatttcccgacgattcgcgaatcaatgtgcccagctgggtgccccgaagacacacgccctgcttgtaccccaggcacaagcaggactaacccatcactctcctgtcccgggtgtccagttccccgtccaaacttggactccaagcccccacatcctgagtcccggactcagtgtggtgcaaggacctccaccacctcctcttcccatcagtcggtccggaaagagctggatccgcaacaagagagcaacaagtcttccatgcgcccatacccaagtatgtgctcggaacaatagatctatgacttgcctagagccatatgcaatgaccggtccttaattgacacagacagggaaaaagtgtaaccaagctatgccctgttggccgcaggacacaaccctttacacccaccagaacccaaccatatccctacccggtcaccatttacctttactATTTTATCATgcgtgatcatattttatcacctatttgcgagtaacgacaggttactcacgctaccgatatcctaagcatagcagctacttgacctgtactagtaggactcataggtagatatatttatgcatgtagtttccataaaatgcctgtaacgtaaatacacatcatagatatatatcaAGTTATTATTCAAAGTAAGGGTTatacatcggggcttgccttgggcaggcacggtgtcagcaaagtcagtgacgggcggCTCCGAAAcgtcctcctacacgaggatctcctcgtactcttcgacgacttcgtcgtactcctactcgccgaaggtcacgatctccaatggttcgtcctctatatgcatgcggtgatgatgatgcaataattaatatataggcaaccacaactcttaaaataagaatacatctaccaagctactaagctaactctaatgactaatacgcaaagttacctattattcccactaaacaggtataaaacatttcatgtattatcttagcaactaaaggcatccttattgctgatatcaatttactatatatatgataaaacaaggtgcactagctaccatatttatcaacctattctaaggccacaaaaattatagtgagcacataataatacaatgaacctactgtaaaagaattctagggctagcacttctaccaatgcatcataaaaattcattctctaaataaccataataataatacgcatcttgaaataataaagtaatcctaaaggtatcactgaactatacaaactaattacactaacagatagatcatgaatttaggaatctaacaaaatttatttcacaataaataaataaattgaaatgagctctagagatgaagaaaataatattattggaggaggctaatcacgctattggacttgttgacttgcacatgactatgggtctagaaatactagatgagaccgcgggtcaagaaaataataaagaagaagaatgaaggaattcttACAGGCTAGCTACCTCGGAATTGAATGAAGTGTTGCCTACGATGATCGATGTGCGAAGGCAATGCAAGaggagagacaccagggagcttagcaatTGCTTGCCCTACGTGGAGCGGAGCAGAACCATATATAGCACTGGTTGTGGGTGGTCATGACAAGCTAGGTAGTCTAGAAGCACGAAACGAGTTGGCAtggttgtcctctggctccgtgccgtatgcggtggtgtggtctttggtcatgagagaattaattcaaggatgaactttgagtggtcttggacttacgagcaCATCAAAACTGGAGTGGGCTTTGGGCTGAACGTGCTtggcggtggggtgctggttcattcatgcaggtcaagaAATTAATGGGGAGGAGACCATAGGTCAAaaaacattagagaatgagaagatcaattgtaaactagctacctcagctgattataactcggggagaaatcgatagacgcagctCTCTCGGGCAAGAACAGAAGAACTTGATTCAGTGGAGCGGGATGGCTCGGCGGCTCGGCGTGtccttttaaagacaggagacgcaggaaatggagaagcaaaggcgcgacagcgacgcgtcgtaaggttagtgTCTAagtagcttgcttaaaggtaataaagtaCCGCGGGAACGGCGTGCTGTTGtggatgaacagtgtttttctg
Coding sequences within:
- the LOC136455143 gene encoding pectinesterase inhibitor 10-like, whose amino-acid sequence is MTVSIRFFIVVVAELVAADLSAEAGVTDLPSAELGASDLGAEVLNLYPTPSSSSLSISLSAQSPAPPMHARGAIPPPSAAIHRACPSFHLPAPRALFSLPSLLARVPRPPSSPPSLVLHSYRRREQPPSLQGGPMGRRASGPRSWRRPRAPPPPLTPPNTSLPPSSTNSKVVLLV